A single window of Podarcis raffonei isolate rPodRaf1 chromosome 9, rPodRaf1.pri, whole genome shotgun sequence DNA harbors:
- the LAMTOR3 gene encoding ragulator complex protein LAMTOR3 — protein MADELKRFLYKKLPSVEGLHAIVVSDRDGVPVIKVANDNAPEHALRPGFLSTFALATDQGSKLGLSKNKSIICYYNTYQVVQFNRLPLVVSFIASSNANTGLIVSLEKELAPLFEELWQVVEVS, from the exons ATGGCGGAT GAATTGAAAAGGTTCCTGTACAAAAAGCTCCCAAG TGTTGAGGGACTCCATGCTATTGTAGTGTCAGACAGAGATGGTGTACCTGTTATCAAAG TTGCCAACGATAATGCTCCCGAGCATGCTCTTCGACCGGGTTTCTTGTCAACTTTTGCACTCGCAACAGACCAGGGCAGCAAGCTTGggctttcaaaaaacaaaagcatcattTGTTACTACAACACATATCAG GTGGTTCAGTTCAACAGGTTGCCTTTGGTTGTGAGTTTCATCGCTAGCAGCAATGCCAACACAG gGCTGATCGTAAGCTTGGAAAAAGAGCTTGCTCCCTTATTTGAAGAGCTATGGCAAGTAGTGGAAGTCTCTTAA
- the DAPP1 gene encoding dual adapter for phosphotyrosine and 3-phosphotyrosine and 3-phosphoinositide isoform X2 has translation MSCASKPLVYTWMHRRHFNPTFDRWYHDSLTRHAAEALLLSNGSDGSYLLRKSDGKADLYSLSVRARDSVKHFHVEYTGSSYKFGFNEFLSLRDLIMHFANQPLIGSETGTLIILKNPYPKMVEEPSIYESVRVHTAMQTGKTETDLVPNAPSLGTKEGYLTKQGRIVKNWKTRWFTLHRNELKYYKDQTSTEPIRALDLTECSAVQFDYSQDKVNCFCLVFPLRTYYLYAKTGVEADEWIKILQWKLSQIRRQARQRDSGTFRP, from the exons ATGTCTTGTGCGTCGAAACCACTGGTTTACACATGGATGCACAGAAGGCACTTTAACCCGACCTTTGACAg GTGGTACCATGACAGTCTTACTCGTCATGCAGCAGAGGCACTTCTTCTTTCCAATGGCAGTGATGGAAGCTACCTCCTAAGGAAGAGCGATGGCAAGGCTGATCTTTACTCTCTCTCAGTAAG agcaAGGGATTCTGTGAAACATTTTCACGTGGAGTACACTGGGTCTTCATACAAGTTTGGTTTTAACGAGTTTCTAAGCTTGAGAGACCTGATCATGCACTTTGCAAATCAGCCTTTAATTGGCAGCGAGACAG GTACCCTGATTATATTGAAGAACCCATATCCGAAGATGGTGGAAGAGCCCTCCATTTACGAATCTGTGCGGGTTCACACGGCAATGCAGACCGGAAAGACGGAAACTGACCTTGTCCCCAATGCGCCGTCA TTAGGCACAAAAGAAGGATATTTGACGAAACAAGGCAGAATAGTTAAG AATTGGAAAACCAGGTGGTTTACATTGCACAGGAATGAGCTGAAATATTACAAAGACCAGACG TCCACAGAGCCAATCAGAGCGCTCGACCTAACAGAATGCTCAGCTGTGCAGTTCGACTATTCCCAGGACAAAGTCAATTGTTTTTG TTTAGTATTCCCACTGAGAACCTATTACCTTTACGCAAAGACTGGAGTAGAAGCAGACGAATGGATTAAAATACTGCAATGGAAACTG tcACAGATAAGGAGACAAGCACGCCAGCGTGACTCAGGCACATTCAGGCCATAG